A single region of the Lycium barbarum isolate Lr01 chromosome 2, ASM1917538v2, whole genome shotgun sequence genome encodes:
- the LOC132626440 gene encoding ETHYLENE INSENSITIVE 3-like 3 protein isoform X2, which yields MAVMDEIGIDISSDIEVDDIRCDNIAEKDVSDEEIDPEELERRMWKDRVKLKRLKERQKLAAQEAAEKLQKNKQTTDQARRKKMSRAQDGILKYMLKLMEVCKARGFVYGIIPEKGKPVSGASDNIRAWWKEKVKFDKNGPAAIAKYEAECHAKGEGIGKQNGNPQSVLQDLQDATLGSLLSSLMQHCDPPQRKFPLEKGVSPPWWPSGNEEWWVKMGLPKGQKTPYKKPHDLKKMFKVGVLTAVIKHMSPDIAKIRRLVRQSKCLQDKMTAKESSIWLSVLSGEESTIQQPTSDNGSSSISEAPNRGHGQKKKPSVDSGSDYDVDDVNVSASSRDETRNEPLDAPPLSAVPQSHQGKDGQRRRRKRARSNFQQTEPDDEARNALPDINNSNVQLSGYNTNESQPENNIVGAKKPVEKNSAELPLRDSNLSLVPSADAVSTEDAFVSNGPSIYPMLENSVIPYESRFHLGTQDSVALRQLHDTQLQSRTQFSGMNNEPRSSIFHYGPPNNGLHNGPQSSVLHHELQDPSFTHGSQYSNLHQSPVYQYYTPSAEFGSAHEEQQSHLAFGQPQIKPRDSGVRNDISREDHQYGKDTFQNDHDRPVEMHFASPITSGSPDYARLSSPFNFELEVPSALDAGDLELFLDEDVMTFFAS from the exons ATGGCTGttatggatgaaattggaatTGATATCAG CTCCGATATTGAAGTCGATGACATAAGGTGTGACAATATAGCGGAAAAGGATGTGAGTGATGAAGAGATTGATCCTGAGGAATTGGAGAGGCGAATGTGGAAAGATCGTGTAAAGCTCAAGAGGCTTAAGGAAAGGCAGAAGCTTGCAGCACAAGAAGCTGCAGAGAAGCTGCAGAAGAACAAGCAAACCACTGATCAAGCTCGGAGGAAAAAGATGTCCAGAGCTCAAGATGGGATTTTGAAGTACATGTTGAAACTTATGGAGGTTTGCAAGGCTCGAGGATTTGTTTATGGGATTATACCTGAGAAGGGTAAACCGGTTAGTGGTGCATCGGATAATATTAGAGCTTGGTGGAAGGAAAAGGTGAAGTTTGATAAGAATGGTCCTGCTGCAATAGCAAAGTATGAAGCGGAATGCCATGCAAAAGGAGAGGGAATTGGAAAACAAAACGGGAACCCACAAAGTGTTTTGCAGGATTTGCAGGATGCTACCTTGGGGTCCCTTTTGTCTTCTTTAATGCAACATTGTGATCCACCTCAACGGAAGTTCCCGTTGGAGAAAGGTGTCTCACCACCCTGGTGGCCATCAGGGAACGAGGAATGGTGGGTGAAAATGGGGCTGCCTAAGGGACAGAAAACACCATACAAGAAGCCGCATGATTTAAAGAAAATGTTTAAAGTTGGTGTTCTAACTGCTGTTATAAAGCATATGTCACCTGATATTGCAAAGATCAGGAGATTAGTGCGGCAGTCAAAGTGTTTACAGGATAAGATGACTGCAAAGGAGAGCTCAATATGGTTATCTGTTTTAAGCGGAGAGGAATCTACTATCCAGCAACCAACCAGTGACAACGGATCATCTAGCATAAGCGAGGCACCTAATAGAGGTCACGGTCAAAAGAAGAAACCTTCTGTTGATAGTGGCAGtgattatgatgttgatgatgttaatgtCTCTGCTTCATCTAGAGATGAGACGAGAAATGAACCATTGGATGCTCCTCCTCTGAGTGCTGTTCCTCAATCTCACCAAGGTAAAGATGGACAACGTCGAAGAAGAAAACGTGCTAGGTCGAACTTTCAACAGACTGAACCTGATGATGAGGCTAGAAACGCCTTACCTGATATAAACAATTCCAATGTGCAGCTTTCAGGGTACAATACAAATGAAAGCCAACCGGAGAACAATATTGTGGGAGCGAAGAAGCCTGTGGAGAAAAACTCTGCTGAATTACCATTAAGAGACTCCAACCTTTCCTTGGTTCCATCAGCTGATGCAGTCTCTACAGAGGACGCATTTGTTAGCAATGGGCCATCAATTTATCCAATGTTGGAAAACTCTGTTATCCCGTATGAATCAAGGTTTCATCTTGGAACTCAAGATTCTGTTGCGCTGCGCCAGCTTCATGATACTCAGTTGCAGAGCAGAACTCAGTTCTCTGGGATGAATAATGAACCTCGAAGTTCGATATTTCATTATGGACCTCCAAACAATGGGTTGCATAACGGACCTCAAAGTTCTGTCCTACATCATGAGCTACAGGATCCGAGTTTCACTCATGGATCTCAATATTCAAACTTGCATCAATCCCCTGTATATCAATATTATACACCATCGGCTGAATTTGGGTCAGCTCATGAAGAGCAGCAGTCTCACCTGGCATTCGGTCAACCTCAGATTAAGCCACGGGATTCTGGAGTTAGAAATGATATTTCTAGAGAGGACCACCAATATGGAAAAGACACATTTCAGAATGATCATGATAGACCTGTTGAGATGCATTTTGCATCTCCAATCACTAGTGGCTCACCCGATTATGCTAGACTCAGCAGTCCATTTAACTTTGAGCTTGAAGTCCCAAGTGCATTAGATGCTGGTGATTTGGAACTATTCCTTGATGAAGACGTTATGACATTCTTTGCTTCGTAG
- the LOC132626440 gene encoding ETHYLENE INSENSITIVE 3-like 3 protein isoform X1 → MEYCMIDVDGLGNSSDIEVDDIRCDNIAEKDVSDEEIDPEELERRMWKDRVKLKRLKERQKLAAQEAAEKLQKNKQTTDQARRKKMSRAQDGILKYMLKLMEVCKARGFVYGIIPEKGKPVSGASDNIRAWWKEKVKFDKNGPAAIAKYEAECHAKGEGIGKQNGNPQSVLQDLQDATLGSLLSSLMQHCDPPQRKFPLEKGVSPPWWPSGNEEWWVKMGLPKGQKTPYKKPHDLKKMFKVGVLTAVIKHMSPDIAKIRRLVRQSKCLQDKMTAKESSIWLSVLSGEESTIQQPTSDNGSSSISEAPNRGHGQKKKPSVDSGSDYDVDDVNVSASSRDETRNEPLDAPPLSAVPQSHQGKDGQRRRRKRARSNFQQTEPDDEARNALPDINNSNVQLSGYNTNESQPENNIVGAKKPVEKNSAELPLRDSNLSLVPSADAVSTEDAFVSNGPSIYPMLENSVIPYESRFHLGTQDSVALRQLHDTQLQSRTQFSGMNNEPRSSIFHYGPPNNGLHNGPQSSVLHHELQDPSFTHGSQYSNLHQSPVYQYYTPSAEFGSAHEEQQSHLAFGQPQIKPRDSGVRNDISREDHQYGKDTFQNDHDRPVEMHFASPITSGSPDYARLSSPFNFELEVPSALDAGDLELFLDEDVMTFFAS, encoded by the coding sequence ATGGAGTACTGTATGATTGATGTTGATGGATTGGGCAACAGCTCCGATATTGAAGTCGATGACATAAGGTGTGACAATATAGCGGAAAAGGATGTGAGTGATGAAGAGATTGATCCTGAGGAATTGGAGAGGCGAATGTGGAAAGATCGTGTAAAGCTCAAGAGGCTTAAGGAAAGGCAGAAGCTTGCAGCACAAGAAGCTGCAGAGAAGCTGCAGAAGAACAAGCAAACCACTGATCAAGCTCGGAGGAAAAAGATGTCCAGAGCTCAAGATGGGATTTTGAAGTACATGTTGAAACTTATGGAGGTTTGCAAGGCTCGAGGATTTGTTTATGGGATTATACCTGAGAAGGGTAAACCGGTTAGTGGTGCATCGGATAATATTAGAGCTTGGTGGAAGGAAAAGGTGAAGTTTGATAAGAATGGTCCTGCTGCAATAGCAAAGTATGAAGCGGAATGCCATGCAAAAGGAGAGGGAATTGGAAAACAAAACGGGAACCCACAAAGTGTTTTGCAGGATTTGCAGGATGCTACCTTGGGGTCCCTTTTGTCTTCTTTAATGCAACATTGTGATCCACCTCAACGGAAGTTCCCGTTGGAGAAAGGTGTCTCACCACCCTGGTGGCCATCAGGGAACGAGGAATGGTGGGTGAAAATGGGGCTGCCTAAGGGACAGAAAACACCATACAAGAAGCCGCATGATTTAAAGAAAATGTTTAAAGTTGGTGTTCTAACTGCTGTTATAAAGCATATGTCACCTGATATTGCAAAGATCAGGAGATTAGTGCGGCAGTCAAAGTGTTTACAGGATAAGATGACTGCAAAGGAGAGCTCAATATGGTTATCTGTTTTAAGCGGAGAGGAATCTACTATCCAGCAACCAACCAGTGACAACGGATCATCTAGCATAAGCGAGGCACCTAATAGAGGTCACGGTCAAAAGAAGAAACCTTCTGTTGATAGTGGCAGtgattatgatgttgatgatgttaatgtCTCTGCTTCATCTAGAGATGAGACGAGAAATGAACCATTGGATGCTCCTCCTCTGAGTGCTGTTCCTCAATCTCACCAAGGTAAAGATGGACAACGTCGAAGAAGAAAACGTGCTAGGTCGAACTTTCAACAGACTGAACCTGATGATGAGGCTAGAAACGCCTTACCTGATATAAACAATTCCAATGTGCAGCTTTCAGGGTACAATACAAATGAAAGCCAACCGGAGAACAATATTGTGGGAGCGAAGAAGCCTGTGGAGAAAAACTCTGCTGAATTACCATTAAGAGACTCCAACCTTTCCTTGGTTCCATCAGCTGATGCAGTCTCTACAGAGGACGCATTTGTTAGCAATGGGCCATCAATTTATCCAATGTTGGAAAACTCTGTTATCCCGTATGAATCAAGGTTTCATCTTGGAACTCAAGATTCTGTTGCGCTGCGCCAGCTTCATGATACTCAGTTGCAGAGCAGAACTCAGTTCTCTGGGATGAATAATGAACCTCGAAGTTCGATATTTCATTATGGACCTCCAAACAATGGGTTGCATAACGGACCTCAAAGTTCTGTCCTACATCATGAGCTACAGGATCCGAGTTTCACTCATGGATCTCAATATTCAAACTTGCATCAATCCCCTGTATATCAATATTATACACCATCGGCTGAATTTGGGTCAGCTCATGAAGAGCAGCAGTCTCACCTGGCATTCGGTCAACCTCAGATTAAGCCACGGGATTCTGGAGTTAGAAATGATATTTCTAGAGAGGACCACCAATATGGAAAAGACACATTTCAGAATGATCATGATAGACCTGTTGAGATGCATTTTGCATCTCCAATCACTAGTGGCTCACCCGATTATGCTAGACTCAGCAGTCCATTTAACTTTGAGCTTGAAGTCCCAAGTGCATTAGATGCTGGTGATTTGGAACTATTCCTTGATGAAGACGTTATGACATTCTTTGCTTCGTAG